In the Mycolicibacterium thermoresistibile genome, one interval contains:
- the mscL gene encoding large-conductance mechanosensitive channel protein MscL: MLKGFKEFLARGNIVDLAVAVVIGTAFTGLVTRFTDSVIQPLINRIGATGETDIGVLRIPIGGDQAIDLNILLSALINFVIVAAVVYFLVVLPYNKLRARGEVEQAQDTELSLLTEIRDLLADTNGSSGKHVSGPGTGPSPDTAETTSADRT; this comes from the coding sequence ATGTTGAAGGGTTTCAAGGAGTTCCTCGCCCGTGGCAATATCGTCGATCTCGCGGTGGCGGTCGTCATCGGCACCGCGTTCACCGGACTGGTCACCCGCTTCACCGACAGCGTCATCCAGCCGTTGATCAACAGGATCGGGGCGACCGGGGAAACCGACATCGGCGTCCTGCGCATCCCCATCGGCGGCGACCAGGCCATCGACCTGAACATCCTGCTGTCCGCGCTGATCAACTTCGTGATCGTCGCTGCGGTGGTCTATTTCCTGGTCGTGCTGCCCTACAACAAGCTGCGGGCCCGGGGCGAGGTGGAGCAGGCCCAGGACACCGAGTTGAGCCTGCTGACCGAGATCCGCGACCTGCTCGCCGACACCAACGGGTCCAGCGGAAAACACGTCAGCGGCCCCGGCACCGGCCCGAGCCCGGACACCGCCGAGACCACCAGCGCCGACAGGACCTGA
- a CDS encoding MspA family porin, whose amino-acid sequence MKAISRVLIAMATAVAALVVSPGTAHAGLDNELSLVDGQDRTLTVQQWDTFLNGVFPLDRNRLTREWFHSGRAKYRVEGPGAEDFEGTLELGYQIGFPWSLGVGINFSYTTPNILLDGGDITGPPFGLDSVITPNLFPGVSISADLGNGPGIQEVATFSVDVAGPEGGVAVSNAHGTVTGAAGGVLLRPFARLIASTGDSVTTYGEPWNMN is encoded by the coding sequence ATGAAGGCAATCAGTCGGGTGCTTATCGCGATGGCGACCGCTGTCGCGGCGCTGGTGGTGAGCCCGGGGACGGCCCATGCGGGCTTGGACAATGAGCTGTCTCTGGTCGACGGTCAGGATCGGACGCTGACGGTGCAGCAGTGGGACACCTTCCTCAACGGGGTGTTTCCGCTGGACCGCAACCGGCTGACCCGGGAGTGGTTCCACTCCGGCCGCGCCAAGTACCGCGTCGAGGGACCCGGCGCCGAGGACTTCGAGGGCACCCTGGAACTGGGCTATCAGATCGGGTTCCCGTGGTCGCTGGGCGTGGGCATCAACTTCAGCTACACCACCCCCAACATCCTGCTCGACGGCGGCGACATCACCGGCCCGCCGTTCGGGCTGGACTCGGTGATCACCCCGAACCTGTTCCCGGGGGTGTCGATCTCGGCGGATCTGGGCAACGGTCCCGGCATCCAGGAGGTCGCCACGTTCTCCGTCGACGTGGCCGGCCCCGAGGGCGGGGTCGCGGTGTCCAACGCCCACGGCACCGTCACCGGTGCGGCCGGCGGGGTACTGCTGCGGCCGTTCGCCCGGCTGATCGCCTCCACCGGCGACAGCGTCACCACCTACGGCGAACCCTGGAACATGAACTGA
- a CDS encoding MogA/MoaB family molybdenum cofactor biosynthesis protein: MEKPVEMVGRALVVVVDDRTAHGDEEDHSGPLVTELLNEGGFVVDGVIVVSADEVEIRNALNTAVIGGVDLVVSVGGTGVTPRDVTPEATRELLDRELLGIAEALRASALQAGIADGGVSRGLAGVSGSTLVVNLAGSRAAVRDGMATLIPLATHIIGQLSSLEI, from the coding sequence ATGGAAAAGCCTGTGGAGATGGTCGGCCGGGCATTGGTGGTCGTCGTCGACGACCGCACCGCACACGGTGACGAAGAAGATCACAGCGGACCCCTGGTCACCGAACTCCTCAACGAGGGCGGTTTCGTCGTCGACGGGGTGATCGTGGTGTCCGCCGACGAGGTGGAGATCCGCAACGCCCTCAACACCGCGGTCATCGGTGGCGTCGACCTGGTGGTCTCGGTCGGTGGTACCGGCGTGACCCCGCGCGATGTCACCCCGGAGGCCACCCGGGAGCTGCTCGACCGCGAACTGCTCGGCATCGCCGAGGCGTTGCGGGCGTCGGCATTGCAGGCCGGTATCGCCGACGGCGGTGTCTCCCGTGGGCTTGCGGGCGTGTCCGGCAGCACGCTGGTGGTCAACCTGGCCGGTTCCCGGGCCGCGGTGCGTGACGGGATGGCGACCCTGATCCCGTTGGCCACCCACATCATCGGCCAGCTATCAAGCTTGGAAATCTAA